The Chryseobacterium sp. 52 genome includes a region encoding these proteins:
- a CDS encoding SMP-30/gluconolactonase/LRE family protein: MKNICRISAVGLVFALLNCQSVNYNKMFYEDAQPKKVSDQFTFTEGPSSDKQGNVYFTDQPNDKIYYWDWKTNKVIEFLGKTGRANGTHFDKDGNLITCSDDKGEIWKISKDKKVEVILKGFEGKRLNGPNDLWNDSSGGMYFTDPLYERDYWVEFKQEIAHKSLYYRTKEGKTVKLETFVQPNGIVGSEIFKKLYISDIDAGKTYVYDILGEGKLSERRLFCEMGSDGMTLDKHGNLYLTGKGVHIFNRHGKKLYHIPIAEDWTSNVTFGGENNDVLFITASKSVYTLPTKVRGVK, encoded by the coding sequence ATGAAAAATATATGTAGAATAAGTGCGGTTGGTTTGGTTTTCGCATTGTTAAACTGTCAATCAGTAAATTACAACAAAATGTTTTATGAAGATGCACAGCCGAAAAAGGTTTCGGATCAATTCACTTTTACAGAAGGGCCTTCTTCGGATAAACAGGGAAATGTTTATTTTACGGATCAACCTAATGACAAGATCTATTACTGGGACTGGAAAACCAATAAAGTCATAGAGTTCTTAGGAAAAACAGGTAGGGCAAACGGGACACATTTCGATAAAGACGGAAATCTGATTACCTGTTCTGATGATAAGGGGGAGATCTGGAAAATTTCAAAAGATAAAAAAGTAGAAGTGATCCTCAAAGGTTTTGAAGGGAAAAGACTGAACGGACCAAACGATCTCTGGAATGATTCATCCGGTGGGATGTATTTTACAGATCCTTTATATGAAAGAGACTATTGGGTGGAATTTAAACAGGAGATTGCCCACAAAAGCCTTTATTACAGAACTAAAGAAGGGAAAACGGTTAAGCTGGAAACCTTTGTACAGCCTAATGGAATAGTAGGAAGCGAGATTTTTAAAAAGCTTTATATTTCAGATATTGATGCCGGAAAAACCTATGTTTATGATATTCTTGGCGAAGGGAAATTGTCTGAAAGAAGACTGTTTTGCGAAATGGGTTCAGACGGGATGACGCTCGATAAGCATGGAAATCTTTATCTGACGGGTAAGGGAGTGCATATTTTCAACCGACACGGAAAAAAACTTTATCACATTCCTATTGCAGAAGACTGGACATCCAATGTGACTTTTGGAGGCGAGAATAACGATGTTTTATTTATTACAGCCTCAAAGTCAGTGTATACGTTGCCGACAAAAGTAAGAGGAGTAAAGTAA
- the rplS gene encoding 50S ribosomal protein L19, whose protein sequence is MDLLKYVQDQYITKKDFPEFKAGDTITVYYEIKEGQKTRTQFFKGTVIQLRGTGATKTFTIRKMSGDVGVERVFPINMPALQKIEVDRKGRVRRSRIYYFRDLRGKKARIKDAAYKKK, encoded by the coding sequence ATGGATTTATTAAAGTACGTACAAGACCAGTACATTACTAAAAAAGATTTCCCTGAATTCAAAGCAGGAGACACAATCACTGTGTATTACGAAATTAAAGAAGGACAAAAAACCAGAACTCAGTTCTTCAAAGGTACCGTTATTCAATTAAGAGGTACTGGTGCTACAAAAACATTCACAATCAGAAAAATGAGTGGTGATGTAGGTGTAGAAAGAGTTTTCCCTATCAACATGCCTGCACTTCAGAAAATTGAAGTTGACAGAAAAGGTAGAGTTAGAAGATCTAGAATTTATTACTTCAGAGACCTTAGAGGTAAAAAAGCTAGAATCAAAGACGCTGCTTACAAGAAAAAGTAA
- a CDS encoding EamA family transporter — protein sequence MKKKNILKGVLFVGIGASIYGMLATFVKMAYHDGYTTSEVTTSQFLLGLIGLLILNFIQTITSKQKLSSPSSKEVKMLMIAGTSLGCTSLFYYIAVQYINVSIAIVLLMQSVWFSVVVESIIAKKLPNARKVVSVIIVLAGTILATNLINMDIELDWHGIFWGLMAAASYTMTMFTSNTLATHLPVFRKSIIMLCGGAVVVFAFLFFAQIGPMYFDGLKSVYLNFTDNTEHIHSFNYSIFWTYGFILALFGTIVPPILFNIGFPNAGLGLGSIVSSLELPVSVTMAFVLLGEKVLLIQWGGIILILFAIVLMNLPAKKELKVAEVI from the coding sequence ATGAAGAAGAAAAATATACTCAAAGGAGTTTTATTCGTAGGGATTGGGGCTAGTATATACGGAATGCTGGCTACATTTGTAAAAATGGCTTATCATGATGGGTACACCACTTCTGAAGTCACTACTTCCCAGTTCTTACTTGGATTAATCGGACTTCTTATTCTGAATTTCATCCAGACAATCACATCCAAACAAAAGCTTTCGTCTCCAAGTTCCAAAGAAGTGAAAATGCTGATGATTGCAGGAACCTCTTTAGGCTGTACCAGTCTGTTCTATTATATTGCCGTTCAGTATATCAATGTTTCTATAGCGATTGTGCTGTTGATGCAGTCTGTTTGGTTCAGTGTGGTTGTAGAAAGTATTATAGCCAAGAAGCTGCCCAATGCAAGAAAAGTCGTTTCTGTAATTATCGTACTGGCAGGAACCATATTGGCTACAAACCTGATCAATATGGATATCGAGCTTGACTGGCATGGGATTTTTTGGGGCCTGATGGCTGCTGCTTCCTATACGATGACAATGTTTACATCCAATACGCTGGCTACCCATCTTCCTGTATTCAGAAAAAGCATCATCATGCTTTGCGGTGGAGCGGTTGTGGTATTTGCATTCCTGTTTTTCGCTCAGATCGGACCTATGTATTTTGACGGATTAAAATCGGTATACCTTAATTTTACAGACAATACAGAGCATATTCACTCTTTTAATTATTCAATATTCTGGACTTATGGCTTTATTCTGGCTTTGTTCGGAACCATTGTTCCTCCTATTTTGTTTAATATAGGCTTCCCGAATGCGGGGTTGGGACTGGGGAGTATTGTTTCATCATTAGAGCTGCCCGTTTCAGTAACTATGGCTTTCGTTTTATTAGGTGAAAAAGTTTTGCTGATACAGTGGGGAGGAATTATTCTTATTCTTTTTGCCATTGTTCTGATGAACCTGCCGGCAAAAAAGGAGCTGAAAGTAGCAGAAGTAATTTAA
- the rpsA gene encoding 30S ribosomal protein S1, which translates to MSKETNSAEVLLNQNVAPEQFDWDSFESGLDADARKEKSDLEEIYNGSLSSLNDNDVITGKVVRLTDKEAIVDIDFKSEGVISLNEFRYNPGLKVGDDVEVMVDRREDKTGQLQLSHRKARTLKAWDRVNELHETGEIVNGFVKSRTKGGMIVDVHGIEAFLPGSQIDVKPIKDYDQFVGKTMEFKVVKINPEFKNVVVSHKALIEADIEGQKKEIIAQLEKGQVLEGTVKNITSYGVFIDLGGVDGLIHITDLSWSRVNHPSEILEDGQTVKVVILDFDDEKTRIQLGMKQLEAHPWDALSADMKVGDKVKGKVVVLADYGAFVEIAPGVEGLIHVSEMSWSTHLRSAGDFVKVGDEVEAEVLTLDREDRKISLGIKQLSKDPWENIETKYPLGSKHVGTVRNFTNFGVFVELEEGIDGLIYISDLSWTKKIKHPSEFCAVGDKLDVIVLELDIQARRLSLGHKQLTENPWDKFETKYAEGTIHAGKAVEVHDKGASVQFEDVEVEAFCPSRLLEKEDGSKIKKGEDAQFKVIEFNKEFKRVVVSHTGIFRDEEKKNMKDSSSRNVSSSSNNEERSTLGDIDALAELKRKMEEGK; encoded by the coding sequence ATGTCAAAAGAGACAAATTCAGCAGAGGTTTTATTAAACCAAAACGTAGCACCAGAACAATTTGATTGGGATTCTTTCGAATCAGGTCTTGATGCAGACGCAAGAAAAGAAAAAAGCGATTTAGAAGAAATCTACAACGGATCTCTTAGCAGTTTAAATGATAACGACGTTATCACTGGTAAAGTTGTAAGATTAACTGATAAAGAAGCTATCGTTGACATCGACTTCAAATCAGAAGGTGTTATTTCTCTTAACGAATTCCGTTACAACCCGGGCCTTAAAGTAGGTGATGATGTTGAAGTAATGGTAGACAGAAGAGAAGACAAAACAGGACAGTTACAGTTATCTCACAGAAAAGCTAGAACGCTTAAAGCTTGGGATAGAGTAAACGAACTTCACGAAACTGGAGAAATCGTTAACGGTTTTGTTAAGTCTAGAACTAAAGGTGGTATGATCGTTGACGTTCACGGAATCGAAGCATTCTTACCAGGTTCTCAAATTGATGTTAAGCCAATTAAAGATTACGATCAGTTCGTAGGTAAAACTATGGAGTTCAAAGTTGTGAAAATCAACCCTGAGTTCAAAAACGTAGTAGTATCTCACAAAGCATTGATCGAAGCAGATATCGAAGGTCAGAAAAAAGAAATCATCGCTCAGCTTGAAAAAGGTCAGGTTCTTGAAGGTACTGTTAAGAATATTACTTCTTACGGTGTATTCATTGACCTAGGAGGTGTTGATGGATTGATCCACATTACAGACCTTTCTTGGTCTAGAGTGAACCACCCATCTGAAATCCTAGAAGACGGACAAACTGTGAAAGTGGTTATCCTTGACTTTGATGATGAGAAAACAAGAATCCAGTTAGGTATGAAGCAATTAGAAGCTCATCCTTGGGATGCTCTTTCTGCTGACATGAAAGTTGGAGATAAAGTAAAAGGAAAAGTAGTCGTTCTTGCTGACTATGGTGCATTCGTTGAGATCGCTCCAGGTGTAGAAGGATTGATCCACGTTTCTGAAATGTCTTGGTCTACTCACTTAAGATCTGCAGGTGATTTCGTGAAAGTAGGTGATGAAGTTGAAGCTGAAGTATTAACTTTAGATAGAGAAGACAGAAAAATCTCTCTTGGTATCAAGCAATTGTCTAAAGATCCATGGGAAAACATCGAAACTAAGTATCCATTAGGATCTAAGCATGTAGGAACTGTAAGAAACTTTACTAACTTTGGTGTATTCGTAGAGTTAGAAGAAGGTATCGACGGATTAATCTACATCTCTGATCTTTCTTGGACTAAGAAAATCAAGCACCCATCTGAGTTCTGTGCAGTAGGTGATAAATTAGATGTTATCGTTCTTGAATTAGACATCCAGGCTAGAAGATTATCTTTAGGTCACAAGCAGTTAACTGAAAACCCTTGGGATAAATTCGAAACTAAATATGCTGAAGGTACTATCCACGCTGGAAAAGCTGTAGAAGTTCACGATAAAGGAGCTTCTGTACAGTTCGAAGACGTTGAGGTTGAAGCTTTCTGCCCATCAAGATTATTAGAGAAAGAAGATGGATCTAAAATCAAGAAAGGGGAAGATGCTCAGTTCAAAGTAATCGAATTCAACAAAGAATTCAAAAGAGTAGTAGTTTCTCATACTGGAATCTTCAGAGACGAAGAGAAGAAAAATATGAAAGACTCTTCTTCTAGAAATGTATCTTCTTCTTCAAACAACGAAGAAAGATCAACTCTTGGAGATATCGATGCATTAGCAGAATTGAAAAGAAAAATGGAAGAAGGTAAATAA
- a CDS encoding DUF418 domain-containing protein — protein MNGSPILQSQRTPIIDILRGWALFSVVIMNYATIYTWNTHSVKTETDGLTSFIESISEVILGSKGWTLLAVLFGFGFSVLLKKISDSGQPANLFFIKRMLWLFVFAFINTLFFGGDILNDYAFMGLILLLFYHFNTKTLFVLGIAILLLTPFLQSFLGRHHLLFTPKYRDLFYQFYDKNTFWDHIKANLVMRYQWMFRLSYAIILHLIQLGCFLIGAALHRSNFFSKANQSSRLLKRVFRISLVFSILLFSAQILIEKYEWTFNTYYDLFYPEVLCIMVFITTGIIWLYNTGKIKKIFSALQVTGKMTLTNYVLQNMIAFILFIYLKADWALHWYILTAIFVFILQIFFSIWWLKKYNYGLLEWLWRSLSYGKLFPLKK, from the coding sequence ATGAATGGCAGTCCAATTTTACAAAGCCAGCGAACCCCCATTATAGATATTTTAAGAGGCTGGGCATTATTTAGCGTTGTCATTATGAATTATGCCACCATCTATACCTGGAATACTCATTCTGTAAAAACAGAAACTGATGGCTTAACATCTTTTATAGAAAGTATTTCGGAGGTTATTTTGGGATCAAAAGGCTGGACATTACTGGCTGTATTATTTGGGTTTGGCTTTTCGGTATTACTAAAGAAAATCAGTGACAGCGGTCAGCCTGCCAACTTATTTTTCATCAAGCGGATGTTGTGGCTATTTGTTTTTGCGTTCATTAATACTTTGTTTTTTGGCGGTGATATCCTCAATGATTACGCCTTCATGGGACTAATACTCCTACTCTTCTATCACTTTAATACAAAGACGTTGTTCGTTCTTGGAATAGCCATCTTATTATTAACACCATTCTTACAGTCTTTTTTGGGCAGACATCATCTGTTATTTACTCCTAAATACAGGGATCTGTTTTACCAATTCTATGATAAAAACACTTTTTGGGATCATATCAAAGCCAATCTTGTTATGAGGTATCAATGGATGTTCCGTTTAAGCTATGCTATTATTCTGCATTTGATACAATTAGGGTGTTTTCTGATAGGTGCAGCTTTACACCGCAGTAATTTCTTCTCCAAAGCAAACCAGAGTTCAAGACTTTTAAAAAGGGTATTCCGGATCAGTTTGGTGTTTTCAATTCTTCTGTTTTCTGCTCAGATTCTAATAGAAAAGTACGAATGGACATTCAATACATACTATGATCTGTTTTATCCGGAAGTACTTTGTATTATGGTGTTTATCACTACGGGAATTATTTGGCTATACAATACCGGCAAGATTAAAAAGATTTTTTCAGCACTTCAGGTTACCGGTAAAATGACGCTGACCAATTATGTGCTACAAAATATGATTGCATTTATACTCTTTATCTATTTAAAAGCAGATTGGGCATTGCACTGGTATATACTTACAGCCATTTTTGTCTTTATTCTACAGATCTTCTTCAGTATATGGTGGCTGAAAAAGTATAATTACGGATTACTGGAATGGCTTTGGCGTTCCTTAAGCTATGGAAAACTTTTCCCATTGAAGAAATAA
- a CDS encoding alpha/beta fold hydrolase: MRYLRKAAVVIMLSAIPVFLFSQVKPLDAVLSEYQYPYKVYYLDLKTQNNELKMAYMDVQPQNPNGKTIMLLHGKNFNGAYWKKTAKDLSEKGFRVIIPDQIGFGKSSKPQSYQFSFSQLAENTRALLDKLQIDKAIILGHSMGGMVATRFTLLYPEKVQKLILENPIGLEDYKTFASYQTIDQAYQSELKNTADTYKNYQLKFYYDNKWKAEYQPWLDLIAGWTMHKDYPQVAWDAALTSDMIYNQPVCYEFKNIKTPTLLIIGTRDRTAIGKDRAPKELQPKMGQYQELGKKTQREIAGSKLVELENVGHLPHIEVYPEFFTALYDFIK, from the coding sequence ATGAGATATCTCAGAAAGGCGGCAGTTGTAATCATGTTGTCAGCTATACCAGTCTTCTTATTTTCACAGGTAAAACCATTGGATGCAGTGCTGTCCGAATATCAATATCCATATAAAGTTTATTATCTGGATCTTAAGACTCAGAATAACGAACTTAAGATGGCTTATATGGACGTTCAGCCCCAAAACCCAAACGGAAAGACGATTATGCTTCTCCATGGAAAAAATTTTAACGGAGCCTACTGGAAAAAAACAGCAAAAGACCTTTCAGAAAAGGGGTTCAGAGTAATCATTCCGGATCAGATAGGATTTGGAAAGTCTTCTAAGCCTCAAAGCTATCAGTTTTCTTTTTCACAACTGGCTGAAAACACAAGAGCCCTATTAGATAAGCTTCAGATTGATAAAGCGATCATATTGGGACACTCCATGGGTGGGATGGTGGCGACAAGGTTTACACTTCTTTATCCTGAAAAAGTTCAGAAGCTCATCCTTGAAAATCCTATTGGCCTGGAAGATTATAAAACCTTTGCATCATATCAGACTATAGATCAGGCGTACCAGTCGGAACTTAAAAATACGGCAGACACCTATAAAAATTATCAGCTTAAATTTTATTACGATAATAAATGGAAAGCTGAATACCAGCCGTGGTTGGATCTTATTGCCGGATGGACCATGCATAAAGATTATCCGCAGGTAGCATGGGACGCGGCCCTGACTTCTGATATGATCTACAATCAACCCGTATGTTATGAATTTAAAAATATAAAAACGCCCACGTTACTTATTATCGGAACGAGAGACCGAACTGCCATAGGAAAAGACAGAGCACCCAAAGAACTTCAGCCTAAAATGGGGCAGTATCAGGAACTGGGTAAGAAAACACAGCGTGAAATTGCAGGTTCAAAACTGGTTGAACTTGAAAATGTAGGACACCTTCCTCATATAGAAGTATATCCGGAATTTTTTACAGCTTTGTATGATTTTATAAAGTAA
- a CDS encoding T9SS-dependent M36 family metallopeptidase, which produces MKKITLPLLFAAFAVFPSSLFSQDNEKLIKDYISQNKIREYKKNDLTNFVIDNIDPSKSMNGNVVKFQQTYNGIPVYGTAGTVLVKDNKIVYYLDNFLKDYTASTSKTVGITKEVALQKIAEDLGTADVSDLPIMAFFEKGSNKLTAAKQRLVYATDESENLRLAYEYLVHEPKTSNHWNILVDANTGKIISKLNLNLSCNFHDDAYAHDENLMVSLPQNEGAYRVNSNNLVTLAADNASYNIFPLPIESPTFGSRAVVSNPWILASSPEGWHSNATTHYTTTRGNNVYAYDDKDANEQTFGVSPDGGASRNFNFPYDPAALSYANLPAATTNLFYISNMVHDIFYKFGFTESARNFQSNNFGNGGLDDDEVFAQSQDGGSFNNANFASYQDNYNPVMQMYLWLGSNRKLFYKAPSDAVARVVNSGVAQFGPVLNDIGITGGVKLASVIDGCTALPAGEMTGKIGLIERGGGTNCGFTVKVKNAQNAGAIGVIVYNNTANGATLGNMGGTDATVTIPSILITNDEGEFIKSKLAGSIPVNVDLRADTRYDGSFDNGIVTHEYGHGISNRMTGTGYNCLNSNADKEQMGEGWSDFFAVMLTNKPGDNASVARGMGTYPIGQGTTGLGIRPAKYSPDFAINNYTYGRTNGMEYTNQNGVLVPDVHSIGFVWATMLWDLNWKYVERYGYASDVTANATSGSARVLQLVTNALKLQACNPTFIDGRNAILQAELATTGGADKCMIWRVFAKRGLGLGATAGSMTNINDQTESFTLPEGCSALSTEEVQAAKNKISIYPNPAKDEFYINFPSSTIGKVSLEIYDMSGKMVSSEDKISPDSKKAVSTNKLVNGTYMVKVKGLGFEASSKVIVKK; this is translated from the coding sequence ATGAAAAAGATAACTCTACCTCTTTTATTTGCTGCATTCGCAGTTTTTCCTTCCTCTTTATTTTCACAAGATAACGAGAAGCTTATTAAAGATTATATTTCTCAAAACAAGATCAGAGAATATAAAAAGAACGATCTTACCAACTTCGTCATTGATAATATTGACCCTTCAAAGTCAATGAACGGAAATGTGGTGAAGTTCCAGCAGACTTATAACGGGATACCTGTTTATGGTACTGCGGGAACCGTATTGGTGAAGGATAATAAAATCGTTTATTATTTAGATAATTTTCTAAAAGATTATACGGCATCTACTTCTAAGACCGTAGGAATAACAAAAGAAGTGGCACTTCAGAAAATAGCTGAGGATTTAGGGACTGCAGATGTTTCCGATTTGCCGATTATGGCTTTTTTCGAAAAAGGATCTAATAAACTAACTGCTGCAAAGCAGAGACTCGTGTATGCTACAGATGAAAGCGAAAATCTGAGACTTGCTTATGAATATCTGGTGCATGAACCTAAAACCTCAAACCACTGGAATATTCTTGTTGATGCCAATACAGGGAAGATTATCAGCAAACTTAATTTAAACCTTTCATGTAATTTCCATGATGATGCTTATGCCCATGATGAGAATTTGATGGTATCATTGCCTCAGAATGAAGGGGCATATCGTGTCAATAGCAATAATCTTGTTACTCTGGCTGCAGATAATGCTTCTTATAACATTTTTCCTTTGCCTATAGAGTCGCCAACATTTGGTTCCAGAGCAGTGGTAAGCAATCCGTGGATTCTTGCTTCTTCACCGGAAGGATGGCATTCTAACGCAACCACACATTATACGACCACAAGAGGAAATAATGTATACGCTTACGATGATAAAGATGCCAATGAGCAGACCTTCGGAGTTTCTCCGGATGGCGGAGCAAGTAGAAATTTTAATTTCCCATATGATCCGGCAGCTTTAAGCTATGCAAATTTACCGGCAGCCACTACTAACTTATTTTATATAAGTAATATGGTGCACGATATTTTCTATAAATTCGGATTTACAGAATCTGCAAGAAATTTCCAGAGTAATAATTTTGGAAATGGAGGTCTGGATGATGATGAAGTGTTTGCCCAGTCACAGGATGGAGGAAGTTTTAATAATGCAAACTTTGCATCTTATCAGGATAATTATAACCCGGTTATGCAGATGTATTTATGGTTGGGATCAAACCGTAAATTATTCTATAAAGCACCATCCGATGCGGTGGCTCGTGTTGTGAATTCAGGGGTTGCTCAGTTTGGACCTGTTTTAAATGATATCGGAATAACAGGAGGGGTAAAGCTTGCAAGTGTTATTGATGGATGTACAGCATTACCTGCTGGTGAAATGACAGGGAAAATCGGACTAATAGAAAGAGGTGGTGGTACAAACTGTGGTTTCACGGTAAAAGTGAAAAATGCACAGAATGCAGGAGCTATTGGAGTCATTGTTTATAATAATACAGCAAACGGTGCCACGTTAGGGAATATGGGAGGTACGGATGCAACAGTCACAATACCTTCGATCTTAATCACCAATGATGAAGGAGAATTTATTAAATCAAAATTAGCCGGGTCTATACCTGTAAATGTTGACCTGAGAGCTGATACAAGATACGACGGAAGCTTTGATAACGGAATCGTTACTCATGAATATGGACACGGAATCTCCAATAGAATGACGGGAACCGGATACAACTGTTTAAATTCAAATGCTGATAAAGAACAGATGGGAGAAGGATGGTCCGATTTCTTTGCTGTTATGTTGACCAACAAACCTGGAGACAATGCTTCAGTAGCAAGAGGGATGGGAACTTATCCTATCGGGCAGGGAACTACAGGTCTGGGAATCAGACCTGCTAAATACTCACCTGATTTTGCCATCAACAACTACACCTACGGAAGAACAAATGGAATGGAATACACCAATCAAAATGGAGTTCTGGTACCGGATGTTCACTCTATTGGATTTGTATGGGCTACAATGTTGTGGGATCTTAACTGGAAATACGTTGAAAGATACGGATACGCATCAGATGTAACCGCTAATGCCACCAGCGGAAGTGCAAGAGTACTTCAATTGGTAACAAACGCATTAAAACTTCAGGCATGTAACCCGACTTTTATTGATGGAAGAAATGCAATCCTTCAAGCGGAATTAGCTACCACAGGTGGAGCCGATAAATGTATGATCTGGAGAGTTTTTGCAAAAAGAGGTCTTGGGCTGGGAGCTACAGCTGGATCTATGACCAATATCAACGACCAGACTGAAAGCTTTACTCTTCCTGAAGGGTGTTCTGCACTTTCAACAGAAGAAGTACAGGCTGCTAAAAACAAGATTTCTATCTATCCAAACCCTGCTAAAGATGAGTTCTATATCAATTTCCCTAGCAGTACGATTGGAAAAGTAAGCCTTGAGATTTATGATATGTCAGGAAAAATGGTGTCTTCAGAAGATAAAATTTCTCCGGATTCGAAGAAAGCAGTGTCTACCAATAAATTAGTCAACGGAACTTATATGGTAAAAGTAAAAGGACTTGGTTTCGAAGCCAGTTCTAAAGTAATCGTTAAGAAATAA
- a CDS encoding DEAD/DEAH box helicase, with product MELESIYQKLQIQDMNQMQKSTYKTTENNTDVVLLSPTGSGKTLAFLFPVLRNLKKDVSGIQALILVPARELALQIEQVFKAMGTDFKVSVCYGGHDKKIEVNNLIEAPAVLIGTPGRVAYHLRNNNFDPKTIKTLVLDEFDKALELGFHEDMEFITGSLRGLSQRILTSATTMDEIPIFTGLKNEKVVDFLKLSEVKPDIQLRKVMTISEEKLDTLFNLICKIGNKRTLIFCNHREAVDRISELLREKGIDRETFHGGMEQDERERALLKFRNDSARILITTDLASRGLDVPEVESIVHYQLPTKEDAFIHRNGRTARMNAKGFAYLIMKAEENFPFIKNDTPEESVEGFNTPPENSPFQTIYISAGKKDKVNKVDIVGYLIKKGELQKEDIGLIEVKDTTSYVAVSRNKVSFVLNKLSTEKLKGKKVKMEVAY from the coding sequence ATGGAATTAGAATCAATATATCAAAAACTGCAGATTCAGGATATGAATCAGATGCAGAAATCTACATACAAGACCACTGAAAACAATACAGATGTTGTTCTGCTTTCTCCTACGGGTTCAGGAAAAACACTAGCCTTCCTATTTCCTGTCCTTAGAAATCTGAAAAAAGATGTTTCAGGAATTCAGGCTTTGATTCTGGTTCCGGCAAGAGAACTGGCCTTGCAGATTGAACAGGTTTTCAAAGCAATGGGAACAGATTTTAAAGTTTCTGTCTGCTATGGGGGGCACGATAAAAAAATTGAAGTTAATAATTTAATTGAAGCACCTGCTGTACTGATTGGAACTCCGGGAAGAGTTGCCTATCATTTAAGAAATAATAATTTTGATCCTAAAACGATTAAGACTTTAGTTTTGGACGAGTTTGACAAAGCTTTAGAACTAGGTTTTCATGAAGATATGGAATTTATTACCGGTTCTTTGAGAGGTCTTTCCCAACGAATTCTGACTTCTGCAACGACTATGGATGAAATTCCCATCTTTACAGGTTTAAAGAATGAGAAGGTGGTCGACTTTTTAAAATTGAGCGAAGTAAAACCGGATATTCAGTTGCGAAAAGTAATGACTATTTCCGAAGAAAAACTGGATACTTTATTTAATTTAATCTGTAAAATAGGCAACAAAAGAACGCTGATCTTCTGTAATCACCGTGAAGCTGTAGACCGTATCTCTGAACTTTTAAGAGAGAAAGGAATCGACAGGGAAACTTTCCATGGTGGTATGGAACAGGATGAGAGAGAACGTGCTTTATTGAAATTCAGAAATGATTCTGCAAGGATTTTAATTACAACAGATTTGGCGTCAAGAGGCTTAGATGTTCCGGAGGTAGAGTCTATCGTTCATTATCAATTACCCACCAAAGAAGATGCTTTTATCCATAGAAACGGACGTACTGCAAGAATGAATGCAAAAGGTTTTGCTTATTTAATCATGAAGGCGGAAGAAAATTTCCCTTTCATTAAAAATGACACGCCTGAAGAAAGTGTTGAAGGATTTAATACACCTCCTGAGAATAGTCCTTTTCAAACGATATATATCAGTGCAGGAAAAAAAGATAAAGTAAATAAAGTAGATATTGTAGGCTATCTTATCAAAAAAGGAGAGCTGCAGAAAGAAGATATCGGCTTAATTGAAGTGAAAGACACAACTTCTTACGTTGCGGTTTCCAGAAACAAAGTGAGTTTTGTTTTGAATAAATTAAGCACCGAAAAACTGAAAGGCAAAAAAGTGAAAATGGAGGTTGCTTATTAA